A part of Neodiprion pinetum isolate iyNeoPine1 chromosome 4, iyNeoPine1.2, whole genome shotgun sequence genomic DNA contains:
- the Efa6 gene encoding PH and SEC7 domain-containing protein: MAEELLVTLNRSDTSGFGFSLLGSAGLPHIVYDIVENSPAAESGKVEAGDVILRVNEVDVNRFSTKEVLKCLRLSSDPVTLKLRRDPAIKARVRRLLSPGHPACEEFDASRTTSDTNSQEKSSSNHEGKDHRKPGTPELAVSQPQAPHGPYYATRTNGSYSDASCSSELEALLPQVDSFKEEERAQWEPLSADKFNRQKNPPRFEAYMMTGDLMLNLSRTQQSTGLLPKYQKKVDSLRYNNHHIHHHHNHHNHQHHNSVPTSPNEMLSHRMHRGGAGSNSASTSPVGINIRRECGQGAGSDSKSNSNFGYSSSFVRTSRSEDHLQFQKDPSMSAVDIDIDDDVTSSLNTLLDTRPDSGQGISSERIVWTYNAPVSSPSASERTSCCQNGSSSQSSSSSRSSTEGTSPQRSLSPASPTSVSSSVMSSNSGSRRFPLPTATTGASSGPVGDGTPTGSGVGSISGAGGYFHPTNGDLSQSEAISNMSSPDYNDEETMDILSARDIMMVSDPSDSDSTILASEPPQRRLQNPGYGTNQDSTEHRIVIQVKGPDKEITGSRNNSLRQSRRRGNTATSNASELIPPSQNTQRFQSTVSSGNVTPEFVGYQELKESEDEKEVPTVGDYEEQQHIVKGSSPPQSADEESDIESLHSFHYSPKAVDLPSAIRLAKRLYSLDGFKKSDVSRHLSKNNDFSRAVAEEYLRYFNFEQDTLDVALRKFLAQFSLTGETQERERVLVHFSKRFLDCNPGTFNSQDAVHTLTCAIMLLNTDLHGQNIGRKMSCSEFIENLSELNDGDNFPREVLKQLYNAIKSFPLEWALDDEGDDAASQVMQQGDGPALSGTGNPFLDVPNVTSATEFKKGYVMRKCCYDANGKKTPFGKRGWKMYYCTLRELVLYLHKDEHSFRSDSLHNAIRIHHALATKAADYTKKQHVFRLQTADQAEYLFQTSDSKELQSWIDTINFVCASFSCQPLAGAVGSQRKFQRPLLPCSHTKLSPREQLRDHEEIVSRLEAELDEHRRHPPERNSKALTVQNYKEKDVYLHYELKRYKTYAYLLRSRLAFTDVEPSLVESSIGEVDEGTGNLANTDVALVPPPVPDRLPTNRYSYRAAIYNRNLLNDQDCGENLG, from the exons TACTAAAATGTCTCCGGCTCTCGTCAGATCCAGTCACCCTAAAACTACGAAGAG ATCCTGCCATAAAAGCCCGAGTTCGCCGGCTTCTCTCACCCGGGCATCCAGCCTGCGAGGAGTTCGACGCATCCCGGACCACCTCTGACACAAATTCTCAGGAAAAGTCTTCCAGCAACCACGAAGGCAAGGACCACCGTAAACCAGGAACACCGGAACTAGCAGTGAGCCAGCCGCAGGCGCCTCACGGCCCATATTATGCAACTCGCACAAACGGGTCATACAGTGATGCCTCGTGTTCCTCGGAGCTCGAAGCTCTTCTTCCACAGGTTGATAGCTTCAAAGAGGAGGAACGTGCCCAGTGGGAGCCACTATCCGCTGATAAATTCAATCGCCAGAAAAATCCCCCCAG GTTTGAGGCCTACATGATGACTGGCGATTTGATGTTGAACCTATCGAGGACGCAGCAAAGTACCGGACTCCTTCCGAAATATCAGAAAAAAGTGGATTCTTTGAGGTACAACAATCACCACATACACCATCATCACAATCACCATAATCACCAACATCATAACTCGGTACCTACGAGTCCCAACGAAATGCTGAGCCACCGAATGCACAGGGGTGGGGCTGGCTCAAATTCTGCCAGCACCTCGCCCGTCGGTATTAACATCAGGCGCGAGTGCGGACAAGGTGCCGGTAGCGATAGCAAATCCAACTCGAACTTCGGCTACTCTAGCAGCTTCGTGCGGACATCCAGGTCCGAGGATCACCTGCAATTCCAGAAGGATCCGTCAATGAGCGCCGTGGACATTGACATTGACGACGATGTTACGTCAAGTCTTAACACGCTCCTAGACACCCGACCTGACAGTGGTCAAGGGATATCGAGCGAGCGAATCGTCTGGACTTACAACGCACCTGTTAGTTCACCTTCCGCCTCTGAGCGGACTTCCTGCTGCCAAAATGGTAGCTCTTCACAGTCTTCGAGTAGCTCTCGTTCCTCGACTGAAGGAACCAGTCCTCAGCGTTCCTTGTCCCCCGCCTCTCCAACCTCTGTATCTTCTTCCGTTATGTCCTCGAATTCTGGCTCCCGCAGGTTTCCTCTACCAACGGCTACCACTGGCGCATCTTCTGGCCCAGTGGGCGATGGGACACCCACGGGTAGTGGAGTCGGGAGCATCTCAGGAGCAGGTGGATACTTTCATCCGACAAATGGTGACCTCAGTCAGTCTGAGGCCATTAGCAACATGTCCAGCCCCGATTATAATGACGAAGAAACAATGGACATACTTAGTGCGCGTGATATTATGATGGTTAGTGACCCTAGTGACAGTGATTCCACAATATTAGCGAGTGAACCTCCTCAGAGGAGACTCCAAAACCCCGGTTATGGAACTAACCAAGACAGTACTGAGCATAGGATAGTTATTCAAGTTAAGGGACCCGATAAAGAAATCACTGGTAGTAGAAACAACAGCCTTCGCCAATCCCGCCGACGAGGGAATACCGCGACATCGAATGCGTCAGAGCTCATACCTCCTTCGCAGAATACCCAACGGTTTCAGTCAACGGTCAGCTCTGGAAATGTCACACCGGAGTTTGTCGGTTATCAG GAACTGAAAGAGAGCGAGGATGAGAAGGAGGTACCAACCGTGGGCGATTACGAGGAGCAACAGCACATTGTCAAAGGTTCATCGCCACCACAGTCTGCGGATGAAGAAAGTGACATTGAAAGTTTGCATAGCTTCCATTATAGTCCGAAAGCTGTTGATCTCCCATCAGCAATAAGACTAGCAAAACGATTGTATTCACTTGATGGATTCAAAAAGTCTGACGTCTCCAGACACCTTAGTAAAAA TAATGACTTTAGTCGAGCTGTGGCTGAGGAATATTTGaggtattttaattttgagcAAGACACGCTGGACGTGGCTCTCAGAAAGTTCCTTGCCCAATTTTCGTTGACTGGTGAAACCCAAGAGAGAGAACGAGTCCTTGTACATTTCTCAAAAAGGTTTCTCGACTGTAATCCGGGTACATTTAATTCTCAAG ATGCTGTACATACATTGACTTGTGCTATAATGTTGCTCAATACTGACCTGCATGGTCAAAATATTGGTCGTAAGATGTCATGTTcggaatttattgaaaatttatccgaGCTAAATGACGGAGACAACTTCCCTAGAGAGGTGCTCAAACAACTTTACAATGCTATAAAGTCATTTCCTCTGGAATGGGCACT AGACGATGAAGGAGACGATGCTGCATCCCAAGTCATGCAACAGGGGGATGGACCAGCATTATCCGGAACTGGTAACCCTTTTTTAGATGTCCCAAACGTAACTAGTGCTACAGAATTCAAGAAAGGCTATGTAATGAGAAAGTGTTGTTATGATGCAAATGGAAAGAAAA CACCATTTGGGAAGCGAGGTTGGAAAATGTACTACTGTACATTAAGAGAACTGGTCTTATACCTACATAAAGACGAGCATAGTTTTCGCAGCGATAGCTTACATAATGCTATAAGAATTCATCACGCACTAGCAACAAAAGCCGCTGACTATACAAAAAAGCAGCATGTGTTTAGACTGCAAACTGCTGATCAAGCTGAGTACCTCTTTCAAACTag TGATTCTAAAGAACTGCAGTCTTGGATCGACACGATCAACTTTGTATGCGCCAGTTTTTCTTGTCAACCACTCGCAGGAGCTGTTGGATCTCAGCGTAAATTTCAAAGGCCTCTGCTTCCATGCAGTCACACAAAACTGTCTCCT AGAGAACAGTTGCGAGACCACGAAGAAATTGTCAGTCGACTGGAAGCAGAGCTCGATGAACACAGAAGACATCCGCCAGAACGAAATTCAAAGGCTTTAACTGTACAAAACTACAAAGAAAAAGATGTATATTTACATTACGAG ttgaAGAGGTATAAGACCTATGCATATTTGCTGAGATCACGGTTGGCCTTTACGGATGTGGAACCTTCACTGGTCGAAAGCAGTATCGGTGAGGTTGACGAAGGGACTGGAAACTTGGCTAATACTGACGTAGCACTAGTACCACCGCCTGTTCCAGATCGACTACCTACAAATAGGTACAGTTACAGGGCTGCAATTTACAATCGTAACTTACTAAATGATCAAGATTGTGGGGAGAACCTTGGTTGA